In the Brassica napus cultivar Da-Ae chromosome A7, Da-Ae, whole genome shotgun sequence genome, one interval contains:
- the LOC106449942 gene encoding uncharacterized protein LOC106449942, which yields MDPAEERRHSKRQQDHINMLGFVSDSEYGIPKRCPCGGRIIDEVRRKDEYDSLPGKRFFTCKNYEADGFHYRQPWVIGVQEEIERLTKRVVEAEEVMLGSSNLCKLIDRLEDQVKMLSEQVDDLTVQVATLEKVCFE from the exons ATGGATCCGGCAGAGGAGAGAAGACATTCAAAGAGGCAACAGGATCACATAAACATGCTAGGGTTCGTCAGCGATTCAGAGTACGGGATTCCCAAAAGGTGTCCATGTGGTGGGAGAATCATCGATGAGGTACGCCGGAAGGACGAGTACGACTCTCTTCCGGGGAAGCGGTTCTTCACATGCAAGAACTACGAG GCTGATGGATTCCACTATCGTCAGCCTTGGGTGATAGGTGTGCAGGAGGAGATCGAAAGGTTGACTAAGCGGGTGGTGGAGGCTGAAGAAGTGATGTTGGGGTCGTCGAATCTCTGTAAACTGATCGACAGACTGGAG GATCAGGTTAAAATGCTCTCTGAGCAGGTAGATGACCTCACAGTTCAGGTTGCTACGTTGGAGAAGGTCTGCTTCGAATGA